From a single Phocoena sinus isolate mPhoSin1 chromosome 1, mPhoSin1.pri, whole genome shotgun sequence genomic region:
- the CDC42SE1 gene encoding CDC42 small effector protein 1 — MSEFWHKLGCCVVEKPQPKKKRRRIDRTMIGEPMNFVHLTHIGSGEMGAGDGLAMTGAVQEQMRSKGNRDRPWSNSRGL, encoded by the exons ATGAGTGAATTTTGGCACAAACTGGGCTGCTGCGTGGTAGAGAAACCCCAGCCG aagaagaagaggagacgGATTGACCGGACCATGATTGGGGAACCAATGAATTTTGTCCACCTGACTCACATTGGCTCTGGGGAGATGGGTGCTGGAGATGGACTTGCCATG ACAGGTGCAGTTCAGGAGCAGATGAGATCCAAGGGAAACCGAGACAGACCATGGAGCAATTCTAGGGGCTTGTAG